A section of the Oryzias latipes chromosome 8, ASM223467v1 genome encodes:
- the LOC101165557 gene encoding trinucleotide repeat-containing gene 6C protein isoform X2, with product MVGSHLSTELPPQSGQRSQYDNPLWGHLAANNSTTNAASSTSLSGWDHQIIEQKDTESWPSVALSQSKVASGGCPLETDPGPLTSSSSRTSSSCSTVSMATGANSQTGHFSANHLSSKATSGSAPANHAGTSLLSNQSATNRNWGSGPGPSHCPIGNDLKGDSPVGGGSRGWGSSSSSSCTSFNLNLNPNANPSAWPLLGHDGGGTGGSSLGGTNTISPPQPTSNLCNQPGPLSVQTNTCSAPNTTSKSCGTGSVWGSVMTSDASEPQSTSSANVSFSSEPQNLKTDGPNHNNKQEPPNPVQNLPGWGSAPIGMGSMGQPGGLQVNGEDGNTVWGNSGNSKQTSSKEGSGWDSSWGRGVSGTGTSGGWTEKSDGDWGKQHSEETQSGWDAPSSPPQDSQASPWSRAMSTAGASEGSSDSMEGLPQQRDCTARENPVPLLPAQDLDPRVLCNTGWGQTPVRQHTTWDMDDAKQKNDPGTEPWGCGPATPTNAQGPSKANTAPIQRADHGSDVPGSQGASGWGGSIAATPKPSSGWGEPPNNIKHPIGPGGWGNPSTGEPSTSMPRNNSQSWGDEKSTGWDESRSKSTSQGWGEQPKVSHTWSNSGGSNNKGDWGEQEESKKGPTNPEWENQRSWGMSTSGSGVSGGGTMGGTGGSGGWGDTAPQRPSSAPQGWGNKPQEGPSGNTGGGTMGSWSSSCTVKHGSGWGAKKPEASAKPTGWEEPSPPSIRRKMEIDDGTSAWGDPGAYNKTVNLWDRNNPGMSQAKATTGGSNSPSSINKSPHTHNHPYHVLPAPLQNHSQNPQNSGPTNGAVDSPVQNQSGPSHSRGPLVAQGWGELAGPHAKSESSWGEHAPSPVSVDNGTSAWGRPTGNSGGWGEGNSDNFTRSNPTMTSASCKPAPKPMQDGWGGGGGEELSLSGGQWDAEEGDMWDSTASQESNSSCNSWGNVSKKAPSKPKVPGKQEEAWIMNRLIKQLTDMGFSRDPAEEALKSNNMNLDQAMSALLEKKTELDKRGLGLGGPDYNNGLMSKPMSCPRPPLLSKDPSADPRVPFMDKMQSGVFGSGGATQARAMPQPHPPPQPPVPPLSSSQPSLRAQVPPFLSPQVQAQLLQFAAKNIGLNPALLTSPINPHHMTLLNQLYQLQLAYQRLQIQQQMLQAQRNVSGPIRQQEQQVARTISNMQQQIQQHQRQLAQALLMKQQQQQPPPSHPGLHPGGAKSLLDPFPGHSQTPGLPDLQTKEPQSSPNAYSPYALSGLNPNMNVNVDMGSLSLKEPPQPQSRLSQWTHPNSMESLSGNSSPLEPNLGKHGAGLGAPGKPPQLDDSYSPYNLIPSSESPTSPLVPPDSWGQAKSSNDKMANGTNINWPPEFCPGVPWKGLQNIDPETDPNVTPGSVPSGPTINTNIQDVNRYLLRDRSGGSSPSSSQSEALPPSTDWPVSGFTSSFSLSSPEMDDTGKLSEMKSTWSPGPISHSQPSLSHELWKVPQGPRSGTAAPSRPPPGLTNTKPSSTWGGNSLGLAQGWSNSYTAGTTWSTDSSTRASSWLVLRNLTPQIDGSTLRTLCMQHGPLITFHLNLTQGNAVVRYSSKDESAKAQKSLHMCVLGNTTILAEFAGEEEVNRFFAQGQSLGGTTSWQASPGTNQSRMGGAGAHHPIGQSPHWNSNSNGSSSSSSSSSLAAGATKSSGELLWGGVQQYSSLWGPPSGEEGRVMGSPTPINTLLPGDLLSGESM from the exons ATGGTGGGAAGTCACCTCTCCACAG AACTGCCCCCACAAAGTGGCCAGAGATCCCAGTATGATAATCCCCTCTGGGGACACCTGGCAGCCAACAACAGTACCACAAATGCTGCATCTTCCACGAGTCTAAGTGGCTGGGATCACCAGATCATTGAGCAGAAGGACACTGAATCTTGGCCTTCTGTAGCCCTCAGCCAGAGCAAGGTCGCTTCGGGAGGATGCCCTTTGGAAACTGACCCTGGTCCCTTGACCAGCAGTAGCAGCCGCACTAGCAGTAGTTGTAGTACAGTGAGTATGGCCACAGGAGCCAATAGTCAGACTGGTCACTTCTCCGCCAATCACCTTAGCAGCAAAGCCACCAGTGGGTCCGCCCCTGCCAATCATGCTGGAACTAGTCTCCTATCTAACCAGTCTGCTACCAATCGTAATTGGGGTTCTGGGCCTGGACCCTCCCATTGCCCCATTGGAAATGACCTCAAAGGTGACAGCCCTGTGGGAGGAGGCAGCAGGGGCTGGGGTTCCTCTTCGTCATCCTCCTGCACCAGTTTTAACTTGAACCTAAACCCTAATGCCAACCCATCTGCCTGGCCCTTGTTGGGGCATGATGGTGGTGGCACTGGAGGAAGCAGCTTAGGGGGAACTAACACTATATCACCTCCTCAACCTACATCCAACCTCTGTAATCAACCTGGCCCCCTGTCAGTTCAAACCAACACTTGCTCTGCACCCAACACTACCAGCAAGTCTTGCGGGACTGGCAGTGTGTGGGGTTCTGTAATGACTTCCGATGCATCGGAGCCACAGTCCACCTCATCAGCAAATGTGTCTTTCAGTTCAGAACCTCAAAACCTTAAAACTGATGGACCAAATCACAACAATAAGCaagaacctccaaacccagTACAAAATTTGCCAGGCTGGGGTAGCGCACCCATAGGCATGGGCTCTATGGGTCAACCTGGAGGTTTGCAAGTCAATGGAGAAGATGGTAACACTGTATGGGGTAACAGTGGTAACTCAAAGCAAACATCATCAAAGGAGGGATCTGGCTGGGATTCTTCATGGGGTCGTGGAGTAAGTGGAACAGGAACTTCTGGAGGCTGGACTGAAAAATCCGATGGAGACTGGGGAAAGCAGCACTCTGAAGAGACCCAAAGTGGGTGGGATGCACCAAGCTCTCCTCCCCAGGATTCTCAGGCTAGTCCTTGGAGCAGAGCAATGAGCACAGCTGGGGCCAGTGAAGGTAGCAGTGACAGTATGGAGGGGCTTCCTCAGCAAAGAGATTGCACAGCCAGAGAAAATCCAGTTCCTTTGTTGCCTGCCCAGGACCTGGACCCTAGGGTGCTGTGTAACACTGGTTGGGGACAGACCCCTGTTCGCCAGCACACCACCTGGGACATGGATGAtgccaaacagaaaaatgatccTGGCACTGAACCATGGGGCTGTGGCCCAGCCACTCCAACCAATGCACAGGGACCTTCAAAAGCTAACACAGCCCCTATTCAGAGGGCTGACCATGGAAGCGATGTGCCTGGTTCTCAGGGAGCTTCTGGCTGGGGTGGAAGCATTGCTGCTACCCCCAAACCCAGCTCTGGTTGGGGAGAGCCACCCAACAACATAAAGCACCCCATAGGCCCTGGTGGCTGGGGTAACCCTTCAACAGGAGAACCTAGCACCAGCATGCCCAGGAACAATAGTCAGTCTTGGGGAGATGAGAAGTCTACAGGGTGGGATGAATCTCGCAGCAAATCAACTTCCCAGGGCTGGGGAGAGCAACCCAAAGTTTCCCACACCTGGAGTAACAGTGGAGGGAGCAATAACAAAGGGGATTGGGGAGAACAAGAGGAGAGCAAAAAAGGTCCCACTAACCCAGAGTGGGAAAACCAGCGAAGCTGGGGAATGTCTACTTCAGGATCTGGGGTTTCTGGAGGAGGAACCATGGGGGGAACAGGAGGAAGTGGTGGTTGGGGTGACACAGCACCTCAACGTCCTAGTAGTGCACCTCAAGGTTGGGGTAACAAGCCTCAGGAAGGGCCCTCTGGCAATACTGGAGGGGGAACCATGGGTTCTTGGAGTAGTTCTTGTACAGTGAAGCATGGTTCTGGCTGGGGTGCTAAAAAGCCAGAGGCGTCAGCTAAACCTACTGGCTGGGAAGAACCCTCGCCACCTTCAATCCGGCGCAAGATGGAGATAGACGATGGAACGTCAGCTTGGGGGGACCCAGGTGCCTACAATAAGACTGTCAACCTTTGGGATAGGAACAATCCAGGAATGTCCCAAGCTAAAGCTACAACAGGAGGCAGCAATTCCCCAAGTTCCATCAACAAGTCCCcccatactcacaatcatcctTATCACGTTCTGCCTGCACCTTTACAGAACCACAGCCAAAACCCTCAAAACTCAGGCCCCACCAATGGGGCTGTAGATTCTCCAGTGCAAAACCAATCTGGACCGTCTCACAGCAGGGGTCCCCTGGTTGCTCAAG GTTGGGGAGAGCTTGCAGGTCCTCACGCAAAGTCAGAGAGCTCTTGGGGGGAGCATGCACCCTCCCCTGTCAGTGTGGATAATGGCACGTCTGCTTGGGGCAGACCTACTGGGAACTCTGGAGGCTGGGGAGAGGGCAACTCGGACAACTTCACCAGGAGCAACCCAACAATGACATCTGCATCTTGCAAACCTG CCCCTAAACCTATGCAAGATGgatggggaggaggaggaggggaagaGCTTAGTCTGTCAGGTGGTCAGTGGGATGCAGAGGAGGGAGACATGTGGGACAGCACCGCCTCCCAAGAGAGCAATTCTTCTTGTAACTCTTGGGGCAACGTGTCCAAAAAAGCTCCATCGAAG CCAAAAGTCCCAGGAAAACAGGAAGAGGCATGGATTATGAACCGACTCATCAAACAGCTGACAGATATGGGCTTTTCT AGGGATCCAGCAGAGGAGGCTTTGAAGAGCAACAACATGAACTTGGATCAGGCCATGAGCGCCCTGCTGGAGAAGAAGACTGAGCTGGACAAGCGTGGCCTGGGCTTAGGTGGGCCAGACTACAATAACGGCCTCATGAGCAAGCCCATGAGCTGCCCTCGGCCTCCACTTCTTTCTAAAGACCCCTCTGCAGACCCCCGTGTTCCTTTCATGGATAAG ATGCAAAGTGGAGTATTTGGCAGTGGTGGAGCAACACAAGCCCGGGCCATGCCGCAGCCGCATCCACCTCCTCAGCCACCAGTGCCGCCTCTCAGCTCCTCTCAGCCTAGTCTCCGTGCTCAAGTGCCTCCGTTTCTCTCCcctcag GTTCAAGCACAGCTCTTACAGTTTGCAGCAAAAAACATAGGTCTGAATCCTGCACTTTTAACGTCACCTATAAACCCTCACCACATGACCCTTCTCAATCAACTTTACCAGCTGCAACTG GCCTACCAGCGTTTACAAATTCAACAGCAGATGTTGCAGGCACAGCGCAATGTTTCTGGCCCCATCCGACAACAAGAGCAGCAA GTTGCACGAACAATCAGTAACATGCAGCAACAGATCCAACAGCACCAGCGTCAGCTGGCACAAGCGCTGCTGATgaaacaacagcaacagcagccgCCTCCTTCCCATCCGGGCCTGCACCCCGGAGGAGCCAAATCCCTCCTGGATCCGTTTCCTGGTCATTCCCAGACTCCAGGCCTCCCTGACCTGCAGACCAAAGAGCCACAGTCCTCTCCCAACGCGTACAGCCCCTACGCTCTCT CTGGATTGAATCCAAACATGAATGTAAATGTGGACATGGGAAGTCTGTCTTTAAAGGAACCCCCACAACCACAGTCACGCCTGTCTCAATGGACGCATCCCAACTCCATGGAAAGTCTCTCTGGAAACTCCTCTCCTCTAGAGCCAAACTTGGGAAAACACG GTGCCGGTCTGGGCGCCCCTGGGAAGCCCCCCCAACTGGATGACTCGTACAGCCCCTACAACCTGATCCCCAGCTCTGAGTCTCCCACCAGCCCCCTCGTCCCCCCAGACAGCTGGGGACAGGCCAAGAGCAGCAACGACAAGATGGCCAACGGGACAAATATCAATTGGCCGCCTG AGTTTTGCCCTGGTGTACCCTGGAAGGGCCTCCAGAATATCGACCCCGAGACCGACCCGAATGTGACTCCGGGCAGCGTTCCGAGCGGACCCACCATAAACACCAACATCCAGGATGTGAACCGCTACCTGCTCCGCGACAGAAGTGGAG GCTCCTCCCCTTCCTCATCTCAGAGCGAGGCTCTGCCTCCGTCCACTGATTGGCCAGTCAGTGGCTTCACTAGCTCTTTCAGTCTTTCGTCCCCGGAAATGGACGACACAG GTAAACTCTCAGAGATGAAATCTACCTGGTCTCCAGGCCCCATTTCCCACAGCCAGCCGTCTCTGTCCCACGAGCTGTGGAAGGTCCCCCAAGGCCCCCGAAGCGGCACCGCAGCCCCTTCCCGGCCCCCGCCTGGCCTCACGAACACAAAGCCTTCTTCTACCTGGGGGGGGAACTCTCTGGGTCTGGCTCAAGGCTGGAGCAACTCCTACACTGCAG GCACCACGTGGAGCACGGACAGCTCCACCAGGGCCAGCAGCTGGCTGGTTCTGAGGAACCTCACTCCACAG ATCGATGGTTCGACCCTGCGGACACTGTGCATGCAGCACGGGCCCCTCATCACATTCCACCTCAACCTCACACAGGGAAACGCTGTGGTCCGCTACAGCTCCAAGGATGAATCAGCAAAGGCTCAGAAGTCCTTGCACAT GTGTGTGCTCGGGAACACCACCATCCTCGCAGAGTTTGCtggggaggaggaggtgaaCCGCTTCTTTGCACAAGGCCAGTCACTTGGCGGAACGACCAGCTGGCAGGCATCTCCAGGAACCAATCAGAGCAGGATGGGTGGGGCCGGGGCCCACCATCCCATTGGTCAGTCCCCCCACtggaacagcaacagcaacggctccagcagcagcagcagtagcagcagcctCGCAGCAGGTGCAACTAAATCCAGCGGAGAGTTGCTTTGGGGCGGAGTTCAGCAGTATTCCAGCCTGTGGGGACCCCCCAGCGGAGAGGAAGGCCGAGTCATGGGGAGCCCCACTCCAATCAACACACTGCTTCCTGGTGACCTGCTGAGCGGAGAATCCATGTAG
- the LOC101165557 gene encoding trinucleotide repeat-containing gene 6C protein isoform X4 produces the protein MVGSHLSTELPPQSGQRSQYDNPLWGHLAANNSTTNAASSTSLSGWDHQIIEQKDTESWPSVALSQSKVASGGCPLETDPGPLTSSSSRTSSSCSTVSMATGANSQTGHFSANHLSSKATSGSAPANHAGTSLLSNQSATNRNWGSGPGPSHCPIGNDLKGDSPVGGGSRGWGSSSSSSCTSFNLNLNPNANPSAWPLLGHDGGGTGGSSLGGTNTISPPQPTSNLCNQPGPLSVQTNTCSAPNTTSKSCGTGSVWGSVMTSDASEPQSTSSANVSFSSEPQNLKTDGPNHNNKQEPPNPVQNLPGWGSAPIGMGSMGQPGGLQVNGEDGNTVWGNSGNSKQTSSKEGSGWDSSWGRGVSGTGTSGGWTEKSDGDWGKQHSEETQSGWDAPSSPPQDSQASPWSRAMSTAGASEGSSDSMEGLPQQRDCTARENPVPLLPAQDLDPRVLCNTGWGQTPVRQHTTWDMDDAKQKNDPGTEPWGCGPATPTNAQGPSKANTAPIQRADHGSDVPGSQGASGWGGSIAATPKPSSGWGEPPNNIKHPIGPGGWGNPSTGEPSTSMPRNNSQSWGDEKSTGWDESRSKSTSQGWGEQPKVSHTWSNSGGSNNKGDWGEQEESKKGPTNPEWENQRSWGMSTSGSGVSGGGTMGGTGGSGGWGDTAPQRPSSAPQGWGNKPQEGPSGNTGGGTMGSWSSSCTVKHGSGWGAKKPEASAKPTGWEEPSPPSIRRKMEIDDGTSAWGDPGAYNKTVNLWDRNNPGMSQAKATTGGSNSPSSINKSPHTHNHPYHVLPAPLQNHSQNPQNSGPTNGAVDSPVQNQSGPSHSRGPLVAQGWGELAGPHAKSESSWGEHAPSPVSVDNGTSAWGRPTGNSGGWGEGNSDNFTRSNPTMTSASCKPAPKPMQDGWGGGGGEELSLSGGQWDAEEGDMWDSTASQESNSSCNSWGNVSKKAPSKPKVPGKQEEAWIMNRLIKQLTDMGFSRDPAEEALKSNNMNLDQAMSALLEKKTELDKRGLGLGGPDYNNGLMSKPMSCPRPPLLSKDPSADPRVPFMDKMQSGVFGSGGATQARAMPQPHPPPQPPVPPLSSSQPSLRAQVPPFLSPQVQAQLLQFAAKNIGLNPALLTSPINPHHMTLLNQLYQLQLAYQRLQIQQQMLQAQRNVSGPIRQQEQQVARTISNMQQQIQQHQRQLAQALLMKQQQQQPPPSHPGLHPGGAKSLLDPFPGHSQTPGLPDLQTKEPQSSPNAYSPYALSGLNPNMNVNVDMGSLSLKEPPQPQSRLSQWTHPNSMESLSGNSSPLEPNLGKHGAGLGAPGKPPQLDDSYSPYNLIPSSESPTSPLVPPDSWGQAKSSNDKMANGTNINWPPEFCPGVPWKGLQNIDPETDPNVTPGSVPSGPTINTNIQDVNRYLLRDRSGGKLSEMKSTWSPGPISHSQPSLSHELWKVPQGPRSGTAAPSRPPPGLTNTKPSSTWGGNSLGLAQGWSNSYTAGTTWSTDSSTRASSWLVLRNLTPQIDGSTLRTLCMQHGPLITFHLNLTQGNAVVRYSSKDESAKAQKSLHMCVLGNTTILAEFAGEEEVNRFFAQGQSLGGTTSWQASPGTNQSRMGGAGAHHPIGQSPHWNSNSNGSSSSSSSSSLAAGATKSSGELLWGGVQQYSSLWGPPSGEEGRVMGSPTPINTLLPGDLLSGESM, from the exons ATGGTGGGAAGTCACCTCTCCACAG AACTGCCCCCACAAAGTGGCCAGAGATCCCAGTATGATAATCCCCTCTGGGGACACCTGGCAGCCAACAACAGTACCACAAATGCTGCATCTTCCACGAGTCTAAGTGGCTGGGATCACCAGATCATTGAGCAGAAGGACACTGAATCTTGGCCTTCTGTAGCCCTCAGCCAGAGCAAGGTCGCTTCGGGAGGATGCCCTTTGGAAACTGACCCTGGTCCCTTGACCAGCAGTAGCAGCCGCACTAGCAGTAGTTGTAGTACAGTGAGTATGGCCACAGGAGCCAATAGTCAGACTGGTCACTTCTCCGCCAATCACCTTAGCAGCAAAGCCACCAGTGGGTCCGCCCCTGCCAATCATGCTGGAACTAGTCTCCTATCTAACCAGTCTGCTACCAATCGTAATTGGGGTTCTGGGCCTGGACCCTCCCATTGCCCCATTGGAAATGACCTCAAAGGTGACAGCCCTGTGGGAGGAGGCAGCAGGGGCTGGGGTTCCTCTTCGTCATCCTCCTGCACCAGTTTTAACTTGAACCTAAACCCTAATGCCAACCCATCTGCCTGGCCCTTGTTGGGGCATGATGGTGGTGGCACTGGAGGAAGCAGCTTAGGGGGAACTAACACTATATCACCTCCTCAACCTACATCCAACCTCTGTAATCAACCTGGCCCCCTGTCAGTTCAAACCAACACTTGCTCTGCACCCAACACTACCAGCAAGTCTTGCGGGACTGGCAGTGTGTGGGGTTCTGTAATGACTTCCGATGCATCGGAGCCACAGTCCACCTCATCAGCAAATGTGTCTTTCAGTTCAGAACCTCAAAACCTTAAAACTGATGGACCAAATCACAACAATAAGCaagaacctccaaacccagTACAAAATTTGCCAGGCTGGGGTAGCGCACCCATAGGCATGGGCTCTATGGGTCAACCTGGAGGTTTGCAAGTCAATGGAGAAGATGGTAACACTGTATGGGGTAACAGTGGTAACTCAAAGCAAACATCATCAAAGGAGGGATCTGGCTGGGATTCTTCATGGGGTCGTGGAGTAAGTGGAACAGGAACTTCTGGAGGCTGGACTGAAAAATCCGATGGAGACTGGGGAAAGCAGCACTCTGAAGAGACCCAAAGTGGGTGGGATGCACCAAGCTCTCCTCCCCAGGATTCTCAGGCTAGTCCTTGGAGCAGAGCAATGAGCACAGCTGGGGCCAGTGAAGGTAGCAGTGACAGTATGGAGGGGCTTCCTCAGCAAAGAGATTGCACAGCCAGAGAAAATCCAGTTCCTTTGTTGCCTGCCCAGGACCTGGACCCTAGGGTGCTGTGTAACACTGGTTGGGGACAGACCCCTGTTCGCCAGCACACCACCTGGGACATGGATGAtgccaaacagaaaaatgatccTGGCACTGAACCATGGGGCTGTGGCCCAGCCACTCCAACCAATGCACAGGGACCTTCAAAAGCTAACACAGCCCCTATTCAGAGGGCTGACCATGGAAGCGATGTGCCTGGTTCTCAGGGAGCTTCTGGCTGGGGTGGAAGCATTGCTGCTACCCCCAAACCCAGCTCTGGTTGGGGAGAGCCACCCAACAACATAAAGCACCCCATAGGCCCTGGTGGCTGGGGTAACCCTTCAACAGGAGAACCTAGCACCAGCATGCCCAGGAACAATAGTCAGTCTTGGGGAGATGAGAAGTCTACAGGGTGGGATGAATCTCGCAGCAAATCAACTTCCCAGGGCTGGGGAGAGCAACCCAAAGTTTCCCACACCTGGAGTAACAGTGGAGGGAGCAATAACAAAGGGGATTGGGGAGAACAAGAGGAGAGCAAAAAAGGTCCCACTAACCCAGAGTGGGAAAACCAGCGAAGCTGGGGAATGTCTACTTCAGGATCTGGGGTTTCTGGAGGAGGAACCATGGGGGGAACAGGAGGAAGTGGTGGTTGGGGTGACACAGCACCTCAACGTCCTAGTAGTGCACCTCAAGGTTGGGGTAACAAGCCTCAGGAAGGGCCCTCTGGCAATACTGGAGGGGGAACCATGGGTTCTTGGAGTAGTTCTTGTACAGTGAAGCATGGTTCTGGCTGGGGTGCTAAAAAGCCAGAGGCGTCAGCTAAACCTACTGGCTGGGAAGAACCCTCGCCACCTTCAATCCGGCGCAAGATGGAGATAGACGATGGAACGTCAGCTTGGGGGGACCCAGGTGCCTACAATAAGACTGTCAACCTTTGGGATAGGAACAATCCAGGAATGTCCCAAGCTAAAGCTACAACAGGAGGCAGCAATTCCCCAAGTTCCATCAACAAGTCCCcccatactcacaatcatcctTATCACGTTCTGCCTGCACCTTTACAGAACCACAGCCAAAACCCTCAAAACTCAGGCCCCACCAATGGGGCTGTAGATTCTCCAGTGCAAAACCAATCTGGACCGTCTCACAGCAGGGGTCCCCTGGTTGCTCAAG GTTGGGGAGAGCTTGCAGGTCCTCACGCAAAGTCAGAGAGCTCTTGGGGGGAGCATGCACCCTCCCCTGTCAGTGTGGATAATGGCACGTCTGCTTGGGGCAGACCTACTGGGAACTCTGGAGGCTGGGGAGAGGGCAACTCGGACAACTTCACCAGGAGCAACCCAACAATGACATCTGCATCTTGCAAACCTG CCCCTAAACCTATGCAAGATGgatggggaggaggaggaggggaagaGCTTAGTCTGTCAGGTGGTCAGTGGGATGCAGAGGAGGGAGACATGTGGGACAGCACCGCCTCCCAAGAGAGCAATTCTTCTTGTAACTCTTGGGGCAACGTGTCCAAAAAAGCTCCATCGAAG CCAAAAGTCCCAGGAAAACAGGAAGAGGCATGGATTATGAACCGACTCATCAAACAGCTGACAGATATGGGCTTTTCT AGGGATCCAGCAGAGGAGGCTTTGAAGAGCAACAACATGAACTTGGATCAGGCCATGAGCGCCCTGCTGGAGAAGAAGACTGAGCTGGACAAGCGTGGCCTGGGCTTAGGTGGGCCAGACTACAATAACGGCCTCATGAGCAAGCCCATGAGCTGCCCTCGGCCTCCACTTCTTTCTAAAGACCCCTCTGCAGACCCCCGTGTTCCTTTCATGGATAAG ATGCAAAGTGGAGTATTTGGCAGTGGTGGAGCAACACAAGCCCGGGCCATGCCGCAGCCGCATCCACCTCCTCAGCCACCAGTGCCGCCTCTCAGCTCCTCTCAGCCTAGTCTCCGTGCTCAAGTGCCTCCGTTTCTCTCCcctcag GTTCAAGCACAGCTCTTACAGTTTGCAGCAAAAAACATAGGTCTGAATCCTGCACTTTTAACGTCACCTATAAACCCTCACCACATGACCCTTCTCAATCAACTTTACCAGCTGCAACTG GCCTACCAGCGTTTACAAATTCAACAGCAGATGTTGCAGGCACAGCGCAATGTTTCTGGCCCCATCCGACAACAAGAGCAGCAA GTTGCACGAACAATCAGTAACATGCAGCAACAGATCCAACAGCACCAGCGTCAGCTGGCACAAGCGCTGCTGATgaaacaacagcaacagcagccgCCTCCTTCCCATCCGGGCCTGCACCCCGGAGGAGCCAAATCCCTCCTGGATCCGTTTCCTGGTCATTCCCAGACTCCAGGCCTCCCTGACCTGCAGACCAAAGAGCCACAGTCCTCTCCCAACGCGTACAGCCCCTACGCTCTCT CTGGATTGAATCCAAACATGAATGTAAATGTGGACATGGGAAGTCTGTCTTTAAAGGAACCCCCACAACCACAGTCACGCCTGTCTCAATGGACGCATCCCAACTCCATGGAAAGTCTCTCTGGAAACTCCTCTCCTCTAGAGCCAAACTTGGGAAAACACG GTGCCGGTCTGGGCGCCCCTGGGAAGCCCCCCCAACTGGATGACTCGTACAGCCCCTACAACCTGATCCCCAGCTCTGAGTCTCCCACCAGCCCCCTCGTCCCCCCAGACAGCTGGGGACAGGCCAAGAGCAGCAACGACAAGATGGCCAACGGGACAAATATCAATTGGCCGCCTG AGTTTTGCCCTGGTGTACCCTGGAAGGGCCTCCAGAATATCGACCCCGAGACCGACCCGAATGTGACTCCGGGCAGCGTTCCGAGCGGACCCACCATAAACACCAACATCCAGGATGTGAACCGCTACCTGCTCCGCGACAGAAGTGGAG GTAAACTCTCAGAGATGAAATCTACCTGGTCTCCAGGCCCCATTTCCCACAGCCAGCCGTCTCTGTCCCACGAGCTGTGGAAGGTCCCCCAAGGCCCCCGAAGCGGCACCGCAGCCCCTTCCCGGCCCCCGCCTGGCCTCACGAACACAAAGCCTTCTTCTACCTGGGGGGGGAACTCTCTGGGTCTGGCTCAAGGCTGGAGCAACTCCTACACTGCAG GCACCACGTGGAGCACGGACAGCTCCACCAGGGCCAGCAGCTGGCTGGTTCTGAGGAACCTCACTCCACAG ATCGATGGTTCGACCCTGCGGACACTGTGCATGCAGCACGGGCCCCTCATCACATTCCACCTCAACCTCACACAGGGAAACGCTGTGGTCCGCTACAGCTCCAAGGATGAATCAGCAAAGGCTCAGAAGTCCTTGCACAT GTGTGTGCTCGGGAACACCACCATCCTCGCAGAGTTTGCtggggaggaggaggtgaaCCGCTTCTTTGCACAAGGCCAGTCACTTGGCGGAACGACCAGCTGGCAGGCATCTCCAGGAACCAATCAGAGCAGGATGGGTGGGGCCGGGGCCCACCATCCCATTGGTCAGTCCCCCCACtggaacagcaacagcaacggctccagcagcagcagcagtagcagcagcctCGCAGCAGGTGCAACTAAATCCAGCGGAGAGTTGCTTTGGGGCGGAGTTCAGCAGTATTCCAGCCTGTGGGGACCCCCCAGCGGAGAGGAAGGCCGAGTCATGGGGAGCCCCACTCCAATCAACACACTGCTTCCTGGTGACCTGCTGAGCGGAGAATCCATGTAG